The region TGCCATCAAAAATGCAGAATAAGACTATGAAGCGACTATTTGCTCTGGTCCTCTTTGGATTGAGCAGTACGGGTGAGACAATCCGGACCTTTGACGGTCTCACCTTCTGCACCACCGAGGTTGTAGACCTCAACGGTGGCCGCAAATCCGAGATTGAAAAGTATCTGCAAAGTGAGTACCCGTTTGCATCAATGGTCCCTACATCAACGGCATTGGAATGCCTGCTTGTAAGTCCTGAAGGCCCATATGCAGAACACGTAAAAATGGTGCTTGAATTCAGTAATAGTCCGGCCTCAAATGGATAAACTTCACTTCTATCCACGGTGAAATTAGTCGGTCAATCTACTGGATTATCATATTACGTGCGATCTGGTCATTTGATTGCCTCTGATCGACCTGAAGTTATATTGGAAGGATTCAAACGCCTTGGTTCCGCGTTGCTAAAACCTTTAGAGAGTCGGATAAAGTACTAGTTCATTACCCTGGGCGCACCAAGTCCGACAGGCTCACGGCCCAGCTTCACACTGCCCCTTGTGGATATCCTGCCCTGGTGGCGGCGGTGGTTTGCCTGTCCTCACTGCACGGGCCGGGCGGGCTGGGTGACGCTCAGGCGCGCGCGGCTGCCTTCGGGGCGCAGGTCGTCGCTGGGGCCGTGCACGAGGAGTTCCTGCCGGTTCCCGTCGAGGGTGACGGTGTACGTGATGTCGTGGCCCTTGAATTCGCGGGCCTGGATGGTGACCTCGGGCGCGGCGGGGTCGTCGGTGAAGCGCAGGTGTTCGGGGCGGACGCTGACGAGGACGGGGCCGCTGCGGGCTTCCTGCAGGGGGATGATGCCCAGCGCGGTGCGGGCCATGTGGCGGTCGGCGGTGCCGGAGAGCAGGTTGCTGCGGCCCAGGAAGTTCGCGACGAACGCGGTGCGGGGTTGGGTGTACACGTCGTGCGGGGTGCCGATCTGTTCGGCCTGTCCGGCGCGCATGAGGACGATGCGGTCGCTGAACGCCAGCGCCTCTTCCTGGTCGTGCGTGACGAGGATGGCGGTGGTGCCTGCGGCGCGCAGGATGCTGCGGATTTCCTGGCGGGTGGCGTGCCTGAGCTGCGCGTCGAGGTTGCTGAACGGTTCGTCCAGCAGCAGCAGGGTGGGGCGCGGCGCGAGGGCGCGGGCCAGGGCGACGCGCTGCTGCTGTCCGCCGCTGAGTTCGTGCGGGCGGCGGCTCTCGAAGACGGTCAGGCCGACCAGCGCGAGGGTCTCGCGGGCGCGCGGGAGGCGCTGGGCGCGGGGCAGGTGCGAGAGGCCGAACAGGACGTTCCCCAGGACGCTCAGGTGCGGGAACAGGGCGTAGTCCTGGAAGACGAGGCCCACGCCGCGCCGTTCGGGGGGCGCGAAGGGGGTGGTCACGTTGCGCCCCCCGATGAGGACGTCGCCGCTGTCGGGCTGTTCGAGGCCCGCGATGAGGCGCAGGGTGGTGGTCTTGCCGCAGCCGGAGGGGCCGAGCAGGGTCAGGAGTTCCCCGGCGCTGACGCTGAGGTTCAGGTCGTTCACGACCGGCGGGTGGCCGGGGGCGTAGCGTTTGCTGAGGTGGTCGAGCTGGAGGATCGGGGTCATGCCTGTTCCTTGGGGGGGCGGGGTGGTCTGGGGGCGGGGCGGCGTTCGCGGCGCAGGATGAGCAGGGTCAGGACCGCGCCGCTCAGGGCCAGCGCCAGGGCGTAGGGGGCGGCGGCGGCGTACTGGGCTTCCTCGGTGTACGCCCAGACGTTGCGGGCCAGCGTCTCGAAGCCGATGGGGGCGAGCAGCAGCGTCAGCGGGAGTTCCTTCAGGACGCTCAGGAACACGAACGCGGCGCTGACGAGCAGCCCGGGGCGGATGAGGGGCAGCGTGACGCGGGCCAGCGCGCCCCGGCTGGTCTGCCCGAGGAGCCGCGCGGCTTCCTCCAGGCGGGGCGTGGCGGTGCTTAAGCTGGTGCGGATCGGGCCGACGGCCTCGGCGACGAAGTGCAGGGTGTACGCGAGGATCAGCAGCGGGAAGGTCTGGTACAGCGGCGGGGCGACTTTCAGGCTGAAGAACACCAGCGCCAGCGCGAATGCCAGGGGGGGCGTGGCGTACCCGAGGTACGCGGCGCGTTCCGTGAAGCGCGCCAGTCGCCCCTGCGCGCGGCTGCCGATGTA is a window of Deinococcus grandis DNA encoding:
- a CDS encoding ABC transporter ATP-binding protein, producing MTPILQLDHLSKRYAPGHPPVVNDLNLSVSAGELLTLLGPSGCGKTTTLRLIAGLEQPDSGDVLIGGRNVTTPFAPPERRGVGLVFQDYALFPHLSVLGNVLFGLSHLPRAQRLPRARETLALVGLTVFESRRPHELSGGQQQRVALARALAPRPTLLLLDEPFSNLDAQLRHATRQEIRSILRAAGTTAILVTHDQEEALAFSDRIVLMRAGQAEQIGTPHDVYTQPRTAFVANFLGRSNLLSGTADRHMARTALGIIPLQEARSGPVLVSVRPEHLRFTDDPAAPEVTIQAREFKGHDITYTVTLDGNRQELLVHGPSDDLRPEGSRARLSVTQPARPVQ